One Manihot esculenta cultivar AM560-2 chromosome 18, M.esculenta_v8, whole genome shotgun sequence genomic window carries:
- the LOC122722519 gene encoding protein TRACHEARY ELEMENT DIFFERENTIATION-RELATED 7A-like, producing the protein MAYQYYSPPPPPDNRYFHSPPPPPPPKTPSYAPPPSSPPVAPPSKPTPTGPAPLPSPEKPTPPTPSSPPSHTPTPAPSPPYVAPPSHPVSPPFPSNGPVSPQLPPYATPPPHPVSPPIPSNGPVSPPKLPPNYTPPPPPIHGYTPPLSGAPPPINAVPPSNVVAPPSGNNHTTIIAVCVSLGGAFFLAFLLVGLICLAKKKKKPVMVPAAPVCIEEHEVIQEMITKGPCGEEIVTVSIEDDVQIHEVVAVDGGGAGSSYMGAAGGHGNPC; encoded by the coding sequence ATGGCTTATCAATACTAttcacctccacctccacccgACAACCGTTATTTCCACTCAccaccacctccacctccaccaaaAACCCCTTCGTATGCACCACCACCGTCATCCCCACCTGTAGCACCACCATCAAAACCAACACCTACGGGACCAGCACCACTGCCATCTCCCGAAAAGCCAACCCCACCTACACCCTCATCTCCACCAAGCCATACTCCTACTCCGGCACCATCACCTCCATATGTAGCACCACCATCTCATCCTGTTTCACCCCCATTCCCATCAAATGGTCCAGTTTCACCGCAGCTACCACCATATGCTACACCACCACCTCATCCTGTTTCGCCCCCAATCCCATCAAATGGTCCAGTTTCACCCCCGAAGCTACCACCAAATTATACACCACCACCTCCACCAATTCATGGTTACACTCCACCTCTTTCTGGTGCACCCCCTCCTATTAATGCAGTACCACCATCAAACGTCGTGGCACCACCATCAGGAAATAACCATACGACCATCATCGCGGTGTGCGTGTCGCTTGGCGGTGCATTCTTCCTTGCATTCCTTTTGGTGGGTCTCATCTGTTTGgctaagaaaaagaagaagccaGTTATGGTTCCTGCAGCACCTGTTTGTATAGAAGAACATGAGGTAATTCAAGAAATGATCACGAAAGGACCATGTGGAGAGGAAATCGTGACAGTGTCCATTGAGGATGACGTGCAAATTCATGAAGTTGTGGCGGTCGACGGTGGTGGTGCAGGTAGCTCATACATGGGGGCTGCAGGCGGCCATGGCAATCCTTGCTAG
- the LOC110606099 gene encoding protein DETOXIFICATION 27-like isoform X1, which translates to MFSMTVITQAFAGHLGDLNLAAISIATTVIISFSFGFLLGMASALETLCGQAYGAKQYQMLGIYLQRSWIVLFLWSILLLPMFLFATPILKLIGQPAEVAEQTGLVAIWLIPFHFSLPFHFTLQRFLQSQLKTGIIAWICGVALLIHVLVSWFFVYRLKAGIVATAITLDFSWWVSVLGMLCYCVCGGCPLTWTGFSTQAFVGLWSFFKLSLASGVMLLLENFYYRVLIIVSGYMHNTEVAVDALSICIGIYAWESMIPLGFLAATGVRVANELGAGNAKGAKFATKVSVLTSLAVGFFFWLIVIAFPEKLAMIFTSSSSIISMVKDLAVLLSFTILLNCIQPVLSGVAVGSRWQALVAYINIGSYYIVGVPLGACLGWLLHFGFTGIWAGMLIGTVVQTLILIIITMKCEWEKEYHLIHTYGCIRISLHAKRPFNFSGAYAGRLRSDRACPLSFDHIIRLDFL; encoded by the exons ATGTTCTCCATGACCGTCATCACTCAAGCATTCGCTGGCCACCTTGGTGATCTCAATCTCGCCGCCATTTCCATTGCCACCACTGTCATCATCTCATTTAGTTTTGGTTTCCTG CTAGGCATGGCGAGTGCGTTAGAAACTCTATGTGGCCAAGCTTATGGAGCCAAGCAGTACCAAATGCTAGGAATTTATTTGCAACGGTCGTGGATTGTCTTGTTTTTATGGTCTATTTTGTTACTACCCATGTTCTTGTTCGCAACCCCAATATTGAAGCTGATTGGACAGCCAGCTGAGGTCGCTGAGCAGACGGGTCTGGTGGCAATATGGTTAATACCATTTCACTTTAGCCTCCCTTTTCATTTCACATTACAAAGGTTCTTGCAGAGCCAATTAAAAACAGGGATTATTGCTTGGATATGTGGGGTTGCCCTGCTGATCCATGTGCTTGTGAGTTGGTTTTTTGTTTATAGGTTGAAAGCTGGGATTGTTGCCACTGCAATTACTCTTGATTTCTCTTGGTGGGTTTCTGTTTTGGGTATGCTTTGTTATTGTGTTTGTGGTGGGTGTCCTCTTACTTGGACTGGTTTCTCTACACAAGCTTTTGTTGGACTTTGGTCGTTCTTTAAACTCTCTTTGGCTTCTGGGGTCATGCTCTt GTTGGAGAACTTTTACTACAGAGTGTTGATTATTGTATCTGGGTATATGCACAACACTGAGGTTGCTGTTGATGCTCTCTCCATTTG TATAGGTATCTATGCCTGGGAATCTATGATTCCACTTGGATTTTTGGCTGCAACTGG GGTACGTGTTGCAAATGAGCTTGGTGCAGGTAATGCTAAAGGTGCCAAATTTGCAACCAAAGTGTCAGTATTGACCTCCCTAGCGGTTGGATTCTTCTTTTGGCTAATCGTCATAGCTTTCCCTGAGAAACTAGCAATGATCTTTACCTCAAGCTCCTCTATTATTTCAATGGTTAAAGACTTAGCAGTTCTACTGTCATTCACCATTCTCCTCAATTGCATTCAACCAGTTCTTTCAG GCGTGGCAGTTGGATCTCGCTGGCAAGCATTGGTGGCATATATAAACATTGGCAGCTATTACATAGTTGGTGTGCCTCTTGGGGCCTGTTTGGGATGGCTGCTCCACTTTGGTTTTACT GGCATTTGGGCTGGAATGCTTATTGGAACTGTGGTTCAAACACTGATACTGATCATCATCACCATGAAATGTGAATGGGAAAAAGAG TACCACTTGATCCATACGTACGGATGTATCAGAATCTCTTTACACGCCaaacgaccatttaatttctcCGGCGCGTATGCAGGCAGGCTGCGAAGTGATCGGGCCTGCCCTCTTTCCTTTGATCACATCATTAGGCTGGACTTCCTATAG
- the LOC110606099 gene encoding protein DETOXIFICATION 27-like isoform X2: protein MFSMTVITQAFAGHLGDLNLAAISIATTVIISFSFGFLLGMASALETLCGQAYGAKQYQMLGIYLQRSWIVLFLWSILLLPMFLFATPILKLIGQPAEVAEQTGLVAIWLIPFHFSLPFHFTLQRFLQSQLKTGIIAWICGVALLIHVLVSWFFVYRLKAGIVATAITLDFSWWVSVLGMLCYCVCGGCPLTWTGFSTQAFVGLWSFFKLSLASGVMLLLENFYYRVLIIVSGYMHNTEVAVDALSICIGIYAWESMIPLGFLAATGVRVANELGAGNAKGAKFATKVSVLTSLAVGFFFWLIVIAFPEKLAMIFTSSSSIISMVKDLAVLLSFTILLNCIQPVLSGVAVGSRWQALVAYINIGSYYIVGVPLGACLGWLLHFGFTGIWAGMLIGTVVQTLILIIITMKCEWEKEVTMIKIFFSNPFIVIFVV from the exons ATGTTCTCCATGACCGTCATCACTCAAGCATTCGCTGGCCACCTTGGTGATCTCAATCTCGCCGCCATTTCCATTGCCACCACTGTCATCATCTCATTTAGTTTTGGTTTCCTG CTAGGCATGGCGAGTGCGTTAGAAACTCTATGTGGCCAAGCTTATGGAGCCAAGCAGTACCAAATGCTAGGAATTTATTTGCAACGGTCGTGGATTGTCTTGTTTTTATGGTCTATTTTGTTACTACCCATGTTCTTGTTCGCAACCCCAATATTGAAGCTGATTGGACAGCCAGCTGAGGTCGCTGAGCAGACGGGTCTGGTGGCAATATGGTTAATACCATTTCACTTTAGCCTCCCTTTTCATTTCACATTACAAAGGTTCTTGCAGAGCCAATTAAAAACAGGGATTATTGCTTGGATATGTGGGGTTGCCCTGCTGATCCATGTGCTTGTGAGTTGGTTTTTTGTTTATAGGTTGAAAGCTGGGATTGTTGCCACTGCAATTACTCTTGATTTCTCTTGGTGGGTTTCTGTTTTGGGTATGCTTTGTTATTGTGTTTGTGGTGGGTGTCCTCTTACTTGGACTGGTTTCTCTACACAAGCTTTTGTTGGACTTTGGTCGTTCTTTAAACTCTCTTTGGCTTCTGGGGTCATGCTCTt GTTGGAGAACTTTTACTACAGAGTGTTGATTATTGTATCTGGGTATATGCACAACACTGAGGTTGCTGTTGATGCTCTCTCCATTTG TATAGGTATCTATGCCTGGGAATCTATGATTCCACTTGGATTTTTGGCTGCAACTGG GGTACGTGTTGCAAATGAGCTTGGTGCAGGTAATGCTAAAGGTGCCAAATTTGCAACCAAAGTGTCAGTATTGACCTCCCTAGCGGTTGGATTCTTCTTTTGGCTAATCGTCATAGCTTTCCCTGAGAAACTAGCAATGATCTTTACCTCAAGCTCCTCTATTATTTCAATGGTTAAAGACTTAGCAGTTCTACTGTCATTCACCATTCTCCTCAATTGCATTCAACCAGTTCTTTCAG GCGTGGCAGTTGGATCTCGCTGGCAAGCATTGGTGGCATATATAAACATTGGCAGCTATTACATAGTTGGTGTGCCTCTTGGGGCCTGTTTGGGATGGCTGCTCCACTTTGGTTTTACT GGCATTTGGGCTGGAATGCTTATTGGAACTGTGGTTCAAACACTGATACTGATCATCATCACCATGAAATGTGAATGGGAAAAAGAGGTAACGATGATAAAGATTTTCTTTTCCAATccatttattgtaatttttgtcgtgtaa
- the LOC110606077 gene encoding protein DETOXIFICATION 27 isoform X1, which yields MVSSNGGGNLNEALLPHGGVDKHDQENARELASRVWIETKKLWQIVGPAIFSRIASFSMNIITQAFAGHLGDVQLASISIANTVIVGFNFGLLVILIDNQLGMASALETLCGQAFGAKRYQMLGIYMQRSWIVLFFCCFLLLPVYVFASPILEWLGQPENVAEETCVVAMWLLPLHFSFAFIFPLQRFLQSQLKNQVIAWVTLAALVINAFTSWVFVYVLDFGVIGAAIALDVSWWFMVFALLGYVLYWCPLTWTGFSVQAFSGLWEFFELSAASGVMLCLENWYYRILILMTGHLKNATLAVDALSICMSINGWEFMIPLAFLAATGVRVANELGAGNGKAAKFATIVSMVQSTIIGLIICLIIVIFHNKFAVIFTSSSDVLEEVDKLSIFLAVTILLNSIQPVLSGVAVGSGWQAMVAYVNLGCYYVIGLPLGFLMGWVFKLGVKGIWGGMIFGGTAVQTVILAIITMKSDWDKEAEKARARVAKWSSPHPDDQPAEPARR from the exons aTGGTGAGCAGCAATGGCGGTGGTAATCTTAACGAAGCTTTGTTACCACATGGTGGAGTTGATAAACATGATCAAGAAAACGCCAGGGAACTTGCATCTAGAGTCTGGATTGAAACCAAGAAGCTATGGCAAATCGTGGGACCTGCTATTTTCAGCAGGATAGCTTCCTTCTCCATGAATATTATCACCCAAGCCTTTGCAGGCCACCTTGGAGACGTTCAGCTCGCTTCCATATCCATAGCCAACACTGTTATCGTCGGCTTCAATTTTGGGCTCTTg GTTATATTAATTGACAATCAGCTAGGAATGGCGAGCGCTTTAGAAACGCTATGTGGACAAGCTTTTGGTGCGAAAAGATACCAGATGTTGGGCATTTACATGCAAAGGTCATGGATTGTGTTATTCTTCTGCTGTTTTTTGCTGTTGCCAGTTTACGTTTTTGCCAGTCCAATCCTGGAATGGTTAGGTCAGCCTGAGAATGTAGCAGAGGAGACATGTGTGGTGGCTATGTGGCTATTACCACTGCACTTCAGCTTTGCGTTTATATTCCCATTGCAAAGATTCTTGCAGAGCCAGTTAAAGAATCAGGTGATAGCATGGGTGACATTGGCGGCTTTAGTGATCAATGCGTTCACGAGTTGGGTATTTGTGTATGTGCTGGATTTTGGAGTTATTGGTGCTGCTATTGCTTTGGATGTTTCTTGGTGGTTTATGGTATTTGCGCTGCTTGGTTATGTTTTGTATTGGTGTCCTCTTACTTGGACTGGTTTTTCAGTTCAAGCCTTTTCTGGGTTGTGGGAATTTTTCGAACTCTCTGCTGCTTCTGGTGTCATGCTTTG CTTGGAGAATTGGTACTACAGAATACTAATATTAATGACTGGGCATTTGAAAAATGCAACACTAGCAGTGGATGCCTTGTCAATCTG CATGTCTATTAACGGATGGGAGTTCATGATCCCTTTGGCCTTCCTTGCAGCTACAGG GGTGAGGGTGGCAAATGAGTTAGGAGCTGGGAATGGCAAAGCAGCTAAATTTGCAACAATTGTGTCTATGGTGCAATCGACTATAATTGGCTTGATCATCTGCCTAATTATTGTGATATTCCACAACAAATTTGCAGTAATATTCACATCAAGTAGTGATGTACTTGAAGAGGTGGACAAGCTCTCCATCTTCCTAGCAGTTACTATTCTCCTCAACAGTATTCAGCCAGTTCTCTCAG GAGTGGCAGTGGGATCAGGATGGCAAGCAATGGTTGCTTATGTAAACCTGGGCTGCTACTACGTAATTGGGCTCCCACTTGGATTCCTAATGGGATGGGTATTCAAATTGGGTGTAAAG GGAATCTGGGGAGGAATGATATTTGGTGGAACAGCTGTTCAGACAGTGATCTTGGCCATCATAACAATGAAATCTGATTGGGATAAAGAG GCTGAGAAAGCTCGCGCTCGAGTAGCAAAATGGTCAAGCCCCCACCCCGACGATCAGCCAGCAGAGCCTGCTAGACGTTGA
- the LOC110606099 gene encoding protein DETOXIFICATION 27-like isoform X5: MFSMTVITQAFAGHLGDLNLAAISIATTVIISFSFGFLLGMASALETLCGQAYGAKQYQMLGIYLQRSWIVLFLWSILLLPMFLFATPILKLIGQPAEVAEQTGLVAIWLKAGIVATAITLDFSWWVSVLGMLCYCVCGGCPLTWTGFSTQAFVGLWSFFKLSLASGVMLLLENFYYRVLIIVSGYMHNTEVAVDALSICIGIYAWESMIPLGFLAATGVRVANELGAGNAKGAKFATKVSVLTSLAVGFFFWLIVIAFPEKLAMIFTSSSSIISMVKDLAVLLSFTILLNCIQPVLSGVAVGSRWQALVAYINIGSYYIVGVPLGACLGWLLHFGFTGIWAGMLIGTVVQTLILIIITMKCEWEKEYHLIHTYGCIRISLHAKRPFNFSGAYAGRLRSDRACPLSFDHIIRLDFL; this comes from the exons ATGTTCTCCATGACCGTCATCACTCAAGCATTCGCTGGCCACCTTGGTGATCTCAATCTCGCCGCCATTTCCATTGCCACCACTGTCATCATCTCATTTAGTTTTGGTTTCCTG CTAGGCATGGCGAGTGCGTTAGAAACTCTATGTGGCCAAGCTTATGGAGCCAAGCAGTACCAAATGCTAGGAATTTATTTGCAACGGTCGTGGATTGTCTTGTTTTTATGGTCTATTTTGTTACTACCCATGTTCTTGTTCGCAACCCCAATATTGAAGCTGATTGGACAGCCAGCTGAGGTCGCTGAGCAGACGGGTCTGGTGGCAATATG GTTGAAAGCTGGGATTGTTGCCACTGCAATTACTCTTGATTTCTCTTGGTGGGTTTCTGTTTTGGGTATGCTTTGTTATTGTGTTTGTGGTGGGTGTCCTCTTACTTGGACTGGTTTCTCTACACAAGCTTTTGTTGGACTTTGGTCGTTCTTTAAACTCTCTTTGGCTTCTGGGGTCATGCTCTt GTTGGAGAACTTTTACTACAGAGTGTTGATTATTGTATCTGGGTATATGCACAACACTGAGGTTGCTGTTGATGCTCTCTCCATTTG TATAGGTATCTATGCCTGGGAATCTATGATTCCACTTGGATTTTTGGCTGCAACTGG GGTACGTGTTGCAAATGAGCTTGGTGCAGGTAATGCTAAAGGTGCCAAATTTGCAACCAAAGTGTCAGTATTGACCTCCCTAGCGGTTGGATTCTTCTTTTGGCTAATCGTCATAGCTTTCCCTGAGAAACTAGCAATGATCTTTACCTCAAGCTCCTCTATTATTTCAATGGTTAAAGACTTAGCAGTTCTACTGTCATTCACCATTCTCCTCAATTGCATTCAACCAGTTCTTTCAG GCGTGGCAGTTGGATCTCGCTGGCAAGCATTGGTGGCATATATAAACATTGGCAGCTATTACATAGTTGGTGTGCCTCTTGGGGCCTGTTTGGGATGGCTGCTCCACTTTGGTTTTACT GGCATTTGGGCTGGAATGCTTATTGGAACTGTGGTTCAAACACTGATACTGATCATCATCACCATGAAATGTGAATGGGAAAAAGAG TACCACTTGATCCATACGTACGGATGTATCAGAATCTCTTTACACGCCaaacgaccatttaatttctcCGGCGCGTATGCAGGCAGGCTGCGAAGTGATCGGGCCTGCCCTCTTTCCTTTGATCACATCATTAGGCTGGACTTCCTATAG
- the LOC110606099 gene encoding protein DETOXIFICATION 27-like isoform X4 produces the protein MASALETLCGQAYGAKQYQMLGIYLQRSWIVLFLWSILLLPMFLFATPILKLIGQPAEVAEQTGLVAIWLIPFHFSLPFHFTLQRFLQSQLKTGIIAWICGVALLIHVLVSWFFVYRLKAGIVATAITLDFSWWVSVLGMLCYCVCGGCPLTWTGFSTQAFVGLWSFFKLSLASGVMLLLENFYYRVLIIVSGYMHNTEVAVDALSICIGIYAWESMIPLGFLAATGVRVANELGAGNAKGAKFATKVSVLTSLAVGFFFWLIVIAFPEKLAMIFTSSSSIISMVKDLAVLLSFTILLNCIQPVLSGVAVGSRWQALVAYINIGSYYIVGVPLGACLGWLLHFGFTGIWAGMLIGTVVQTLILIIITMKCEWEKEYHLIHTYGCIRISLHAKRPFNFSGAYAGRLRSDRACPLSFDHIIRLDFL, from the exons ATGGCGAGTGCGTTAGAAACTCTATGTGGCCAAGCTTATGGAGCCAAGCAGTACCAAATGCTAGGAATTTATTTGCAACGGTCGTGGATTGTCTTGTTTTTATGGTCTATTTTGTTACTACCCATGTTCTTGTTCGCAACCCCAATATTGAAGCTGATTGGACAGCCAGCTGAGGTCGCTGAGCAGACGGGTCTGGTGGCAATATGGTTAATACCATTTCACTTTAGCCTCCCTTTTCATTTCACATTACAAAGGTTCTTGCAGAGCCAATTAAAAACAGGGATTATTGCTTGGATATGTGGGGTTGCCCTGCTGATCCATGTGCTTGTGAGTTGGTTTTTTGTTTATAGGTTGAAAGCTGGGATTGTTGCCACTGCAATTACTCTTGATTTCTCTTGGTGGGTTTCTGTTTTGGGTATGCTTTGTTATTGTGTTTGTGGTGGGTGTCCTCTTACTTGGACTGGTTTCTCTACACAAGCTTTTGTTGGACTTTGGTCGTTCTTTAAACTCTCTTTGGCTTCTGGGGTCATGCTCTt GTTGGAGAACTTTTACTACAGAGTGTTGATTATTGTATCTGGGTATATGCACAACACTGAGGTTGCTGTTGATGCTCTCTCCATTTG TATAGGTATCTATGCCTGGGAATCTATGATTCCACTTGGATTTTTGGCTGCAACTGG GGTACGTGTTGCAAATGAGCTTGGTGCAGGTAATGCTAAAGGTGCCAAATTTGCAACCAAAGTGTCAGTATTGACCTCCCTAGCGGTTGGATTCTTCTTTTGGCTAATCGTCATAGCTTTCCCTGAGAAACTAGCAATGATCTTTACCTCAAGCTCCTCTATTATTTCAATGGTTAAAGACTTAGCAGTTCTACTGTCATTCACCATTCTCCTCAATTGCATTCAACCAGTTCTTTCAG GCGTGGCAGTTGGATCTCGCTGGCAAGCATTGGTGGCATATATAAACATTGGCAGCTATTACATAGTTGGTGTGCCTCTTGGGGCCTGTTTGGGATGGCTGCTCCACTTTGGTTTTACT GGCATTTGGGCTGGAATGCTTATTGGAACTGTGGTTCAAACACTGATACTGATCATCATCACCATGAAATGTGAATGGGAAAAAGAG TACCACTTGATCCATACGTACGGATGTATCAGAATCTCTTTACACGCCaaacgaccatttaatttctcCGGCGCGTATGCAGGCAGGCTGCGAAGTGATCGGGCCTGCCCTCTTTCCTTTGATCACATCATTAGGCTGGACTTCCTATAG
- the LOC110606099 gene encoding protein DETOXIFICATION 27-like isoform X3, producing MFSMTVITQAFAGHLGDLNLAAISIATTVIISFSFGFLLGMASALETLCGQAYGAKQYQMLGIYLQRSWIVLFLWSILLLPMFLFATPILKLIGQPAEVAEQTGLVAIWLIPFHFSLPFHFTLQRFLQSQLKTGIIAWICGVALLIHVLVSWFFVYRLKAGIVATAITLDFSWWVSVLGMLCYCVCGGCPLTWTGFSTQAFVGLWSFFKLSLASGVMLLLENFYYRVLIIVSGYMHNTEVAVDALSICIGIYAWESMIPLGFLAATGVRVANELGAGNAKGAKFATKVSVLTSLAVGFFFWLIVIAFPEKLAMIFTSSSSIISMVKDLAVLLSFTILLNCIQPVLSGVAVGSRWQALVAYINIGSYYIVGVPLGACLGWLLHFGFTGIWAGMLIGTVVQTLILIIITMKCEWEKEAEKALTPYK from the exons ATGTTCTCCATGACCGTCATCACTCAAGCATTCGCTGGCCACCTTGGTGATCTCAATCTCGCCGCCATTTCCATTGCCACCACTGTCATCATCTCATTTAGTTTTGGTTTCCTG CTAGGCATGGCGAGTGCGTTAGAAACTCTATGTGGCCAAGCTTATGGAGCCAAGCAGTACCAAATGCTAGGAATTTATTTGCAACGGTCGTGGATTGTCTTGTTTTTATGGTCTATTTTGTTACTACCCATGTTCTTGTTCGCAACCCCAATATTGAAGCTGATTGGACAGCCAGCTGAGGTCGCTGAGCAGACGGGTCTGGTGGCAATATGGTTAATACCATTTCACTTTAGCCTCCCTTTTCATTTCACATTACAAAGGTTCTTGCAGAGCCAATTAAAAACAGGGATTATTGCTTGGATATGTGGGGTTGCCCTGCTGATCCATGTGCTTGTGAGTTGGTTTTTTGTTTATAGGTTGAAAGCTGGGATTGTTGCCACTGCAATTACTCTTGATTTCTCTTGGTGGGTTTCTGTTTTGGGTATGCTTTGTTATTGTGTTTGTGGTGGGTGTCCTCTTACTTGGACTGGTTTCTCTACACAAGCTTTTGTTGGACTTTGGTCGTTCTTTAAACTCTCTTTGGCTTCTGGGGTCATGCTCTt GTTGGAGAACTTTTACTACAGAGTGTTGATTATTGTATCTGGGTATATGCACAACACTGAGGTTGCTGTTGATGCTCTCTCCATTTG TATAGGTATCTATGCCTGGGAATCTATGATTCCACTTGGATTTTTGGCTGCAACTGG GGTACGTGTTGCAAATGAGCTTGGTGCAGGTAATGCTAAAGGTGCCAAATTTGCAACCAAAGTGTCAGTATTGACCTCCCTAGCGGTTGGATTCTTCTTTTGGCTAATCGTCATAGCTTTCCCTGAGAAACTAGCAATGATCTTTACCTCAAGCTCCTCTATTATTTCAATGGTTAAAGACTTAGCAGTTCTACTGTCATTCACCATTCTCCTCAATTGCATTCAACCAGTTCTTTCAG GCGTGGCAGTTGGATCTCGCTGGCAAGCATTGGTGGCATATATAAACATTGGCAGCTATTACATAGTTGGTGTGCCTCTTGGGGCCTGTTTGGGATGGCTGCTCCACTTTGGTTTTACT GGCATTTGGGCTGGAATGCTTATTGGAACTGTGGTTCAAACACTGATACTGATCATCATCACCATGAAATGTGAATGGGAAAAAGAG GCTGAGAAAGCTCTGACTCCATATAAGTAA
- the LOC110606077 gene encoding protein DETOXIFICATION 27 isoform X2 → MVSSNGGGNLNEALLPHGGVDKHDQENARELASRVWIETKKLWQIVGPAIFSRIASFSMNIITQAFAGHLGDVQLASISIANTVIVGFNFGLLLGMASALETLCGQAFGAKRYQMLGIYMQRSWIVLFFCCFLLLPVYVFASPILEWLGQPENVAEETCVVAMWLLPLHFSFAFIFPLQRFLQSQLKNQVIAWVTLAALVINAFTSWVFVYVLDFGVIGAAIALDVSWWFMVFALLGYVLYWCPLTWTGFSVQAFSGLWEFFELSAASGVMLCLENWYYRILILMTGHLKNATLAVDALSICMSINGWEFMIPLAFLAATGVRVANELGAGNGKAAKFATIVSMVQSTIIGLIICLIIVIFHNKFAVIFTSSSDVLEEVDKLSIFLAVTILLNSIQPVLSGVAVGSGWQAMVAYVNLGCYYVIGLPLGFLMGWVFKLGVKGIWGGMIFGGTAVQTVILAIITMKSDWDKEAEKARARVAKWSSPHPDDQPAEPARR, encoded by the exons aTGGTGAGCAGCAATGGCGGTGGTAATCTTAACGAAGCTTTGTTACCACATGGTGGAGTTGATAAACATGATCAAGAAAACGCCAGGGAACTTGCATCTAGAGTCTGGATTGAAACCAAGAAGCTATGGCAAATCGTGGGACCTGCTATTTTCAGCAGGATAGCTTCCTTCTCCATGAATATTATCACCCAAGCCTTTGCAGGCCACCTTGGAGACGTTCAGCTCGCTTCCATATCCATAGCCAACACTGTTATCGTCGGCTTCAATTTTGGGCTCTTg CTAGGAATGGCGAGCGCTTTAGAAACGCTATGTGGACAAGCTTTTGGTGCGAAAAGATACCAGATGTTGGGCATTTACATGCAAAGGTCATGGATTGTGTTATTCTTCTGCTGTTTTTTGCTGTTGCCAGTTTACGTTTTTGCCAGTCCAATCCTGGAATGGTTAGGTCAGCCTGAGAATGTAGCAGAGGAGACATGTGTGGTGGCTATGTGGCTATTACCACTGCACTTCAGCTTTGCGTTTATATTCCCATTGCAAAGATTCTTGCAGAGCCAGTTAAAGAATCAGGTGATAGCATGGGTGACATTGGCGGCTTTAGTGATCAATGCGTTCACGAGTTGGGTATTTGTGTATGTGCTGGATTTTGGAGTTATTGGTGCTGCTATTGCTTTGGATGTTTCTTGGTGGTTTATGGTATTTGCGCTGCTTGGTTATGTTTTGTATTGGTGTCCTCTTACTTGGACTGGTTTTTCAGTTCAAGCCTTTTCTGGGTTGTGGGAATTTTTCGAACTCTCTGCTGCTTCTGGTGTCATGCTTTG CTTGGAGAATTGGTACTACAGAATACTAATATTAATGACTGGGCATTTGAAAAATGCAACACTAGCAGTGGATGCCTTGTCAATCTG CATGTCTATTAACGGATGGGAGTTCATGATCCCTTTGGCCTTCCTTGCAGCTACAGG GGTGAGGGTGGCAAATGAGTTAGGAGCTGGGAATGGCAAAGCAGCTAAATTTGCAACAATTGTGTCTATGGTGCAATCGACTATAATTGGCTTGATCATCTGCCTAATTATTGTGATATTCCACAACAAATTTGCAGTAATATTCACATCAAGTAGTGATGTACTTGAAGAGGTGGACAAGCTCTCCATCTTCCTAGCAGTTACTATTCTCCTCAACAGTATTCAGCCAGTTCTCTCAG GAGTGGCAGTGGGATCAGGATGGCAAGCAATGGTTGCTTATGTAAACCTGGGCTGCTACTACGTAATTGGGCTCCCACTTGGATTCCTAATGGGATGGGTATTCAAATTGGGTGTAAAG GGAATCTGGGGAGGAATGATATTTGGTGGAACAGCTGTTCAGACAGTGATCTTGGCCATCATAACAATGAAATCTGATTGGGATAAAGAG GCTGAGAAAGCTCGCGCTCGAGTAGCAAAATGGTCAAGCCCCCACCCCGACGATCAGCCAGCAGAGCCTGCTAGACGTTGA